ATTGATAAGGATGCAATTACAGCATCGATTGACAAAGTTTCTTTTGATGTATTCCATCAAAAAGGATGGACGAATGCAGCGATATCAAGAGTTGCAGTGCTATTGATCAAGTCCCTTGTTCTTGATGAGCATACTATCTTTCCATTATCTACTGCTGAGGAACATTTAGCATACAGCTTACCAGTACTAGTAAGTAAAGAAGGTATCGAACAGAGATATCACATAACATTAGATGGACATGAAAGTGAATTGTTAGAGGCAGCAAAGACATATATTCATTCGACCATACAAAGGAACATATGACGTTAATATAAAGTGAAAGTAAACTTCATCTTAATTGATGAAGTTTATTTTTATTGAAAAAAGGTATTTAACTTGTGTGAAACATTATTGTGAAAGTTTCACTTGCAAAATATTGTTAAACGGAATATACTTTAGCAATCAAGATGTGGGGTTGTAAGTACAAGCTTTAACACATTGAGGAGGAAATTATGATGAACAGCTTTAACAACAGAAACAAGTATTCAATCAGAAAGTTTACGGTAGGTGCCGCATCTTTAATGATCGGTATGATGATGTATGCAGGAAATGATGCACAAGCAGAGACAGTACCAGCATCTGTTCCAAAAATTACGAACACATCATCAAATGTTTTAACAACAGGCGCAACATTCAATCCATTAACTGGAGTGACAGCAACAGACTTAGAAGATGGGAATATCACTTCAAAGATTGTCGTATTATCAAACAATGTTAATACGAAAGTTCCTGGAACATACACAGTCGTGTATCAAGTAACAGACTCGAATAACAATACGTATCGACTTACACGATCAATCGTCGTTAAAAGTCCGGTAGTAGCTAATGCTGCACCAGTAATCTCTTCATCTTCATCAAGTACATTGGCAATTGGTAGCACATTTAACCCTTTAACTGGTATAACAGCAAAAGACACTGAAGATGGTGATCTAACATCGAAAGTAGTTGTTGTGTCAAACAATGTTAATACAAGTGTAGCAGGAAGCTATCAAGTTGTTTATGAAGTAAAAGATTCAAAAGGACAAGTATCACGCTTAATCAGAACAGTAAATGTAACTGCACCGAACAATCCACCAAAGATTACAGTAACGGCTTCAAATAATTTAACTGTAGGTGCAGCTTTCAATCCTTTAACAGGTGTAACAGCAGCAGACCCTGAAGATGGTAATATCACTTCAAAGATTACGGTCGTATCAAATAACGTTAATACGAATGTCCCAGGAACTTATCAAGTCGTTTATACAGTAGTAGACTCTAAAGGAAACCGTGCAAACTTTACACGAAATATTTTAGTAAGTGCTACAAATACAGCACCTAAATTCTCTAGTACAGCATCTAACAACTTAACAGTAGGTGCAGCATTTAACCCATTAACAGGTGTAACAGCGACAGACGCAGAAGATGGTAACTTAACTTCTAAAATTGTAGTCGTATCAAATAACGTCAATACGCAAGTTGCAGGCACATATCAGGTTATCTACAAAGTAACAGATTCAAAGGGTGTATACTCAACATTAACGCGTAACATTCTTGTAAGTGCAGTACCAACGACTACGACAAATACAGCACCAAAGATTACAAGCACAGCATCAAATAACATAACTGTTGGTGGAACATTTAATCCGTTAACAGGTGTAACAGCAACAGACGCAGAAGACGGTAACTTGACTTCTAAAATTGTCGTTGTATCAAACAACGTTAATATGCAAGTAGCAGGCACTTACCAAGTTGTCTACAAAGTAACGGATTCTAAAGGAAATACTTTTACATTAACTCGAAATATTCTTGTAAGCCCAAAAGCGCCTGCGACAAATACAGCGCCTAAGATTACAAGTATAGCTTCAAGCTATTTAACAGTAGGCCAAGCGTTTAATCCGATGACTGGAATCTCTGCCACTGACGCAGAAGATGGCAATATTACATCGAAGGTTGTCGTTGTATCAAACAATGTTAATACGCAAGTAGCAGGTACTTACCAAGTTGTCTACAAAGTAACAGACTCGGTCGGAAATACTTTTACGTTAACACGTGCAATATTAGTAAGTCCAAAAACCGTATAAATTATAGAATAGCGCCTTATATGTGAACGCATATAAGGCGTTTTTATATATAAAAATGATAAAATAGAGTAACTCTTTTTATACTGATAATATAAAGGTAAGGTGATACGTATGATAAGATTTGATAATGATTATAATACTGGTACTCATCCTGCGATATTAGATGCATTAATATTGACAAATGATGTGCAGCAACCGGGATATGGCATGGATTCATATTCTTTAGAAGCACAAACATTAATAAAGAAAGCATGTAACGCTCCTGATGCGGATGTCCATTTTATGATTGGTGGAACGCAGGCAAACACGACAATTATTGCTTCGATTCTTCGACCACATCAGGCTGTAATATCAGCTGATTCTGGGCATATTGCAGTTCATGAAACTGGTGCAATTGAATCGACAGGACATAAAGTGATTGAACTGCCAGGAGAAAATGGAAAGATAAGTGCTGAACAAGTTGAATTGTTCGTAAATGCACATTGGAATGATCCGACGCATGAACATATTCCGCAGCCTAAGCTCGTTTATATTTCTCAGCCGACTGAACTCGGAAGCCTTTATAGTAAGTCGGAGCTAGCGTCTCTGTATGCAGTATGTAAGTCGCTTAATTTATATTTGATGGTAGACGGCGCGCGACTAGGATACGGATTAGCATCGAAATCGAATGATATAATGCTTCAGGACTTAGCTCAACTTTGCGATATCTTCTATATCGGAGGAACGAAAGTAGGCGCAATGTTCGGTGAAGCAATTGTTATTATGAATGATGATTTGAAAACAGATTTCAGATATATTATGAAACAACGTGGTGGAATGCTAGCTAAAGGGAGATTTCTTGGACTGCAGTTTAAGACGTTATTTGACGATGGGTTATACTTTGAAGTCTCAAATCATGCAATAACACTTGCGAATAAACTGGTTGAAGGACTGCGTGATATGAACATTGAATTCCTGATTGAACCAGAGACGAATCAAATATTCCCTTTATTGAGTGAAGCTCAAATAAAAAGGATTCAAGGAAAATATGCTTTTTATGAATGGGAAAAGCAAGATGATAAAACTGCGGTTCGTTTCTGTACAAGCTGGTCCACAAAAGATGAGTATGTTGAATCACTATTACGAGATTTGAAAGAAAACGCATAGATATGTTTATGTAATAAATACAGTGGTAAAATATAAATGTATATAAATGTAGAGCCTTGAGAAATAAAGTTTTAGGAGTGGAGATAATGAACAAGCTAGCGAAGGTATTAGGTGCAACGTCTTTAGCTGCAGCAATGTCTCTTGGTGCTATACAAAGCGAAGAAGCTTTAGCGCAGCACAACACAACCGAAATCAAGCAGCCTTATTATAACTATTCAGGATATACAAGTGGTAATGCAAAATTTGTATTGAGTAAAGACTTTGTGCAGGCAGTAAAAGCGAATAATGTTACGATTAATGATAATAAGGTTGATTTAACTCAAATTGTTTCTGGTGTATCGGGTACGGGTTATACAAAAGAAGTGTATGACCAAAACTATACATTCTTCAAAAAAACAGATAAAAGACCTTACGCTGCAACATTGAATGTAAATAAGGACGAACTTAAATTTAATGATGTAAAAAAGGTATATGGTGATAAATATTTATTTAAAGGTGAGTTAATTTCAGGTGGTAATAAAGCGGTAGCATCAAAAACAGATGGTGTATACATTTATAACTTGAATGGCAAAGGTATTCAGTTTTTAGTTAAAGATGGGTATGTTCAAAAAATTATTCTTGGCCATGTAGGTATGGCATAAATAATTGAATGTAATAGCGATAACATCTGCGCAATGTAGAAGGTAAACTTACTTCATTGCGCTTTTTTTGATGAAAATTGCACACTTAAGTAAACTTATTTTTATGTTATACTTTCAGAGTATCTTTTTTCTGGAGGTTTATATGATAGAGATGATAAGAAGGGAATGGCTTTCAAAACCATTTCAGAATATATTAGCAGGCATTGTTGTCTCGCTTGCCTTAATACCTGAAGTTATTGCGTTTAGTGTGATCGCAGGGGTGGACCCGATGGTTGGTCTGTATGCTTCATTTGTTATAGCAGTCGTCATTGCATTTACAGGAGGAAGAAGTGCGATGATTTCTGCAGCAGCAGGTGCAATTGCATTGCTCGTGTTCTCATTAGTTAAAACACATGGCGTAGATTATTTATTTGCAGCGACAATATTAATGGGAATACTACAAGTAATCTTTGGGATATTTAAAGTAGGAAACTTACTTAAATATATACCGAATACTGTAATGATTGGTTTTGTAGATTCGCTTGCAATATTGATTTTTACATCACAATTACAGCATATCTTTAATATTAATGGTATGACGTATATATTTACTGTGGCAACAATTATAATTGTATACTCCATTCCTAAATTTTTTACGAAAGTACCAGCGCCACTCATTGCAGTCGTGCTGCTTACAGCAATTTCAATCATGACCCATGCTGATGTCAGAACAGTAGGTGATCTTGGAGAAATCAAACGTACTTTACCGCATTTCTTTATCCCTGATGTGCCATTAAATTTTGAAACATTGAAGATTATCTTTCCTTACAGTTTATCGATGGCAGTCGTAGGTCTTGTAGAAAGTCTGCTGACGGCACGTATCGTAGATGACACATTGAAGACTGACAGTGATAAGAATAAAGAATCACGTGGACAGGGGATTGCTAACATCATTACAGGATTCTTCGGTGGTATCGGTGGATGCGCAATGATCGCACAAACAGTGATGAATTTGAAATCGGGTGGAACAACGAGGTTATCATCCATTGCAACGGGAACATTTCTTATGTTTTTAATTATTGTTCTTGGAGATTATGTCGTACAGATTCCGATGAGTATCCTAGCGGGGATTATGGTCGTAGCTGCAATAAGCACATTTGATTTTGGGACATTCAAATTTTTGAAAAATGCAAGATGGATTGACATAATGGTAGTATTAGTTACTATTATTTTAGTGCTTATGACACACAATTTAGCAATTGGTGTTATCGCCGGCAGTGTGCTGAACTTTGTCTTTAACAAGAAAGAGGTGGCTTAAATGTATCAAGCAGTTCTTATTGCGGTAGATGGATCGCATAATAGTATGCGTGCAGCAGAAGAAGCGATAAAGCTCAATGCTAAGCATTATACGATTCTATCAGTTATCACAGCTGAAGACTCAAAAGAAAGTGTGTTGCATGGCACTGGAGATAGTGAAGCAGATCGTAAGAAAGAATTGGCAGACATTATTACAATGTTCTCAGGACGTGACTTTGACGTAA
Above is a window of Macrococcoides canis DNA encoding:
- a CDS encoding threonine aldolase family protein, translated to MIRFDNDYNTGTHPAILDALILTNDVQQPGYGMDSYSLEAQTLIKKACNAPDADVHFMIGGTQANTTIIASILRPHQAVISADSGHIAVHETGAIESTGHKVIELPGENGKISAEQVELFVNAHWNDPTHEHIPQPKLVYISQPTELGSLYSKSELASLYAVCKSLNLYLMVDGARLGYGLASKSNDIMLQDLAQLCDIFYIGGTKVGAMFGEAIVIMNDDLKTDFRYIMKQRGGMLAKGRFLGLQFKTLFDDGLYFEVSNHAITLANKLVEGLRDMNIEFLIEPETNQIFPLLSEAQIKRIQGKYAFYEWEKQDDKTAVRFCTSWSTKDEYVESLLRDLKENA
- a CDS encoding universal stress protein, whose protein sequence is MYQAVLIAVDGSHNSMRAAEEAIKLNAKHYTILSVITAEDSKESVLHGTGDSEADRKKELADIITMFSGRDFDVMFEHGYPKEKIVEIANHHNYDLLVIGTRGLSGLKEVVMGSVSRHVVKQSEINVLVVK
- a CDS encoding immunoglobulin-like domain-containing protein; this translates as MMNSFNNRNKYSIRKFTVGAASLMIGMMMYAGNDAQAETVPASVPKITNTSSNVLTTGATFNPLTGVTATDLEDGNITSKIVVLSNNVNTKVPGTYTVVYQVTDSNNNTYRLTRSIVVKSPVVANAAPVISSSSSSTLAIGSTFNPLTGITAKDTEDGDLTSKVVVVSNNVNTSVAGSYQVVYEVKDSKGQVSRLIRTVNVTAPNNPPKITVTASNNLTVGAAFNPLTGVTAADPEDGNITSKITVVSNNVNTNVPGTYQVVYTVVDSKGNRANFTRNILVSATNTAPKFSSTASNNLTVGAAFNPLTGVTATDAEDGNLTSKIVVVSNNVNTQVAGTYQVIYKVTDSKGVYSTLTRNILVSAVPTTTTNTAPKITSTASNNITVGGTFNPLTGVTATDAEDGNLTSKIVVVSNNVNMQVAGTYQVVYKVTDSKGNTFTLTRNILVSPKAPATNTAPKITSIASSYLTVGQAFNPMTGISATDAEDGNITSKVVVVSNNVNTQVAGTYQVVYKVTDSVGNTFTLTRAILVSPKTV
- the isaB gene encoding immunodominant staphylococcal antigen IsaB family protein; protein product: MNKLAKVLGATSLAAAMSLGAIQSEEALAQHNTTEIKQPYYNYSGYTSGNAKFVLSKDFVQAVKANNVTINDNKVDLTQIVSGVSGTGYTKEVYDQNYTFFKKTDKRPYAATLNVNKDELKFNDVKKVYGDKYLFKGELISGGNKAVASKTDGVYIYNLNGKGIQFLVKDGYVQKIILGHVGMA